The Corallococcus exiguus genome has a window encoding:
- a CDS encoding penicillin-binding protein 1A, which translates to MADPKIDRSRSKLVLDGVPPKRNILLRLMKLVAVLGLMGATAGVLAVVGAYYVFSDGLPAIPKVDEYWPPIVTEVYTDDAVLAGEFYNERRKVVSYERIPKRLVQAFIASEDSSFFDHFGVDVLGTTRAVSKTVMTKLGLRAGGVQGGSTLTQQTAKAVLISAEGYKEATAKTPKRKIREAILAFRLEQALTKEEILYLYLNNVFLGHHSYGVQSAAENYYRKDVRDLTLGEMTLIAGLPQAPSRYSPFLRPEAAKKRRSYVLGRMLVEGMISKAEHDQANAEPVKVYPVEDVFHEFAPYFVEQVRKDVVDRYGNPVLLKEGLKVFTTMDSERQRAAQDSVLDGLMSVDKRQGWRGPVMQLATEPERSAFIAKAKKAMGKEELVENRLYMGVVTRIDDDGKGADVQVGPHQGRLPLLGMRWARKVNPESYYPASMITSVKKAVAVGDVVVLRNVVKKELTDDKEQWDKKLAEDIPEEGVKLFRLEQTPEAQSALVSIDPHRQYLTAMVGGYDFDDNEFNRAFQACRQPGSSFKPFVYSAALEQLNWTEATVIVDSPIVEHDPDNKVSWKPANYSEEFVGDVLLRTALVNSMNIPAVKTFGAVGVHNMSDWSKKLGLTTPMNMDFSAALGSSCVYPFDLASAYATFNRYGRKKPTYFIRKVEDRFGRTLEDHTAFDDAWAPLQDRVAAGYARLFEPGEQVMSAETGFILTHLLRGVVLQGTGGPAQKLGKPAAGKTGTTNDSFDAWFAAYTKDLVTVAWVGYDLNPHPLGRYETGGRAALPIWLNYMKRALEGRPQSEFYPWQSMQLARLYIDKKTGKVSSPGAKGAELMFFKKGTEPKEAVPDKNQVGVDQFMMGAQ; encoded by the coding sequence ATGGCCGACCCGAAGATTGACCGCAGCCGCTCCAAGCTGGTGCTCGACGGCGTTCCGCCCAAGCGCAACATCCTCTTGCGCTTGATGAAGCTCGTCGCCGTGCTGGGCCTCATGGGCGCCACCGCGGGCGTGCTCGCCGTCGTGGGCGCCTACTACGTCTTCTCCGACGGGCTGCCCGCCATCCCGAAGGTGGACGAGTACTGGCCGCCCATCGTCACGGAGGTCTACACCGACGACGCGGTGCTCGCGGGCGAGTTCTACAACGAGCGGCGCAAGGTGGTGTCCTACGAGCGCATCCCCAAGCGGCTGGTGCAGGCGTTCATCGCCAGCGAGGACTCCAGCTTCTTCGACCACTTCGGCGTGGACGTGCTGGGCACCACGCGCGCCGTCTCCAAGACGGTGATGACGAAGCTGGGCCTGCGCGCCGGCGGCGTGCAGGGCGGCTCCACGCTCACGCAGCAGACCGCGAAGGCGGTCCTCATCTCCGCGGAGGGCTACAAGGAGGCCACCGCGAAGACGCCCAAGCGCAAGATTCGCGAGGCCATCCTCGCCTTCCGGCTGGAGCAGGCGCTGACGAAGGAAGAGATTCTCTACCTCTACCTGAACAACGTCTTCCTCGGGCACCACAGCTACGGCGTGCAGAGCGCGGCGGAGAACTACTACCGCAAGGACGTGCGCGACCTGACGCTGGGGGAGATGACGCTCATCGCGGGCCTGCCCCAGGCGCCCAGCCGCTACTCGCCCTTCCTGCGTCCGGAGGCCGCGAAGAAGCGCCGCTCGTACGTGCTGGGCCGCATGCTGGTCGAAGGCATGATCTCCAAGGCCGAGCATGATCAGGCCAACGCGGAGCCCGTGAAGGTGTACCCGGTGGAGGACGTCTTCCACGAGTTCGCCCCGTACTTCGTGGAGCAGGTGCGCAAGGACGTGGTGGACCGCTACGGCAACCCCGTGCTGCTCAAGGAAGGCCTCAAGGTCTTCACCACCATGGACAGCGAGCGGCAGCGCGCGGCGCAGGACTCCGTGCTGGACGGCCTGATGTCCGTGGACAAGCGCCAGGGCTGGCGCGGTCCGGTGATGCAGCTGGCCACCGAGCCTGAGCGCAGCGCCTTCATCGCCAAGGCGAAGAAGGCGATGGGCAAGGAAGAGCTCGTCGAGAACCGCCTCTACATGGGCGTCGTCACCCGCATCGACGACGACGGCAAGGGCGCGGACGTGCAGGTGGGGCCGCACCAGGGCCGGCTGCCGCTGCTCGGCATGCGCTGGGCGCGCAAGGTGAACCCGGAGAGCTACTACCCGGCGAGCATGATCACCTCCGTCAAGAAGGCCGTGGCGGTGGGTGACGTGGTGGTGCTTCGCAACGTGGTGAAGAAGGAGCTCACGGACGACAAGGAGCAGTGGGACAAGAAGCTGGCGGAGGACATCCCCGAGGAGGGCGTGAAGCTCTTCCGGCTGGAGCAGACGCCGGAGGCGCAGAGCGCGCTGGTCTCCATCGACCCGCATCGCCAGTACCTCACCGCGATGGTGGGCGGCTACGACTTCGACGACAACGAGTTCAACCGCGCGTTCCAGGCGTGCCGTCAGCCGGGTTCGTCCTTCAAGCCGTTCGTGTACTCGGCGGCGCTGGAGCAGCTGAACTGGACGGAGGCCACCGTCATCGTGGACTCGCCCATCGTGGAGCACGACCCGGACAACAAGGTGTCGTGGAAGCCGGCCAACTACAGCGAGGAGTTCGTGGGTGACGTGCTGCTGCGCACGGCGCTGGTGAACTCCATGAACATCCCCGCGGTGAAGACGTTCGGCGCGGTGGGCGTGCACAACATGTCGGATTGGTCCAAGAAGCTGGGCCTGACGACGCCCATGAACATGGACTTCTCCGCGGCGCTGGGCTCGTCCTGCGTGTACCCGTTCGACCTGGCCTCCGCGTACGCGACCTTCAACCGCTACGGCCGCAAGAAGCCCACGTACTTCATCCGCAAGGTGGAGGACCGCTTCGGCCGCACGCTGGAGGACCACACCGCGTTCGACGACGCGTGGGCGCCGCTGCAGGACCGCGTGGCCGCGGGCTACGCGCGCCTCTTCGAGCCGGGCGAGCAGGTGATGAGCGCGGAGACGGGCTTCATCCTCACGCACCTGTTGCGCGGCGTGGTGCTCCAGGGCACCGGCGGTCCCGCGCAGAAGCTGGGCAAGCCGGCGGCGGGCAAGACGGGCACGACGAACGACTCCTTCGACGCGTGGTTCGCGGCCTACACCAAGGACCTGGTGACGGTGGCGTGGGTGGGCTACGACCTGAATCCGCACCCGCTGGGCCGCTACGAGACGGGTGGCCGCGCGGCGCTGCCCATCTGGCTCAACTACATGAAGCGCGCGCTGGAGGGCCGGCCCCAGTCGGAGTTCTACCCCTGGCAGTCCATGCAGCTGGCGCGGCTCTACATCGACAAGAAGACGGGCAAGGTGTCCAGCCCCGGAGCCAAGGGCGCGGAGCTGATGTTCTTCAAGAAGGGCACCGAGCCGAAAGAGGCCGTGCCCGACAAGAACCAGGTCGGCGTGGACCAGTTCATGATGGGCGCGCAGTAG
- a CDS encoding MOSC domain-containing protein, with product MPTPAPSLTGHLANVLLCTDAEPKRFVTREVPELKVTFEGIEGDRHAGLTRKADVRVPWFPKGTLIRNTRQLSIVSREEMVEVARTLGVPHVLASWLGANLELVGVPRLTHLPPGTRLFFPEEATLVMEGENLPCVGPGRVIEAHHPDMKGLAGRFVKAAWQKRGLVGWVERPGLIRAGDEVRVMLPPPVTYSLPSAPSSEAVG from the coding sequence ATGCCCACTCCTGCTCCCTCGCTGACCGGACACCTGGCCAACGTGCTGCTGTGCACGGACGCTGAACCCAAGCGCTTCGTCACCCGGGAGGTCCCCGAGCTGAAGGTCACCTTCGAAGGCATCGAGGGAGACCGGCACGCGGGCCTCACGCGCAAGGCGGACGTGCGGGTGCCGTGGTTCCCCAAGGGCACGCTCATCCGCAACACGCGGCAGCTCTCCATCGTGTCGCGTGAGGAGATGGTGGAGGTGGCGCGCACGCTGGGCGTGCCGCACGTGCTGGCGTCGTGGCTGGGCGCGAACCTGGAGCTCGTGGGCGTGCCCCGGCTGACGCACCTGCCGCCGGGGACGCGGTTGTTCTTCCCGGAAGAGGCCACACTGGTGATGGAAGGGGAGAACCTGCCCTGCGTGGGTCCGGGCCGCGTGATTGAGGCGCACCACCCGGACATGAAGGGTCTCGCGGGCCGCTTCGTGAAGGCCGCGTGGCAGAAGCGCGGGCTGGTGGGCTGGGTGGAGCGCCCGGGCCTCATCCGCGCGGGCGACGAGGTGCGCGTGATGCTTCCGCCGCCGGTGACGTACTCGCTGCCCTCCGCGCCGTCGTCGGAGGCGGTGGGCTGA
- a CDS encoding RluA family pseudouridine synthase — protein MIEYRIEADTVGMRLDKHLRKRMPNVPVSHLFKMIRTKKVRVNGKRAQPEQLLVEGDVLTIRGTEEQLTLAERPKSDRPPPPPPPVDPSRLVILLEDDWLMAVDKPSGMAVHTGSGITGGTLVDYVRAYLGPKATRNDFTASPAHRLDRETSGVILVAKRRPAMVHFTEIFTHGHPKKRYLTLVKGKMPRDSGVIDLPLAEHQQTAESKARRGVNMQEAVTRWKVVRQSSEAALLSCTIETGRTHQIRRHLVAVGHPVAGDKKYGDFAFNRDVRARWGLKRLFLHAERIEFPHPEDDRRVVVETPMPAELTDVLKRAALL, from the coding sequence ATGATCGAGTACCGAATCGAAGCCGACACAGTCGGGATGCGGCTGGACAAGCACCTGCGCAAGCGGATGCCCAACGTCCCGGTCAGCCACCTCTTCAAGATGATCCGCACCAAGAAGGTGCGAGTGAACGGCAAGCGCGCGCAGCCAGAGCAGTTGCTTGTCGAAGGAGACGTGCTCACCATCCGCGGCACCGAAGAGCAACTCACCCTCGCGGAGCGTCCGAAATCGGACCGTCCGCCTCCCCCGCCACCACCGGTAGACCCCTCCCGGCTGGTCATCCTGTTGGAAGACGACTGGCTCATGGCCGTGGACAAGCCCAGCGGAATGGCCGTCCATACCGGTAGCGGCATCACCGGGGGCACCCTGGTGGACTACGTACGCGCCTACCTGGGCCCCAAGGCCACCCGCAACGACTTCACCGCCTCACCCGCCCACCGCCTGGACCGGGAGACCTCCGGCGTCATCCTGGTGGCCAAGCGGCGCCCGGCGATGGTGCATTTCACGGAAATCTTCACCCACGGCCACCCGAAGAAGCGCTACCTGACCCTGGTGAAGGGGAAGATGCCCAGGGATTCGGGTGTCATCGACCTGCCGCTCGCCGAGCACCAGCAGACGGCCGAATCCAAGGCCCGTCGGGGAGTGAACATGCAGGAGGCCGTCACCCGGTGGAAGGTCGTGCGCCAGTCGAGCGAGGCAGCCCTCCTCTCCTGCACCATCGAGACCGGGCGCACTCATCAGATAAGAAGACACCTGGTCGCCGTGGGCCACCCGGTGGCGGGTGACAAGAAGTACGGAGACTTCGCCTTCAACCGCGACGTGCGGGCGCGCTGGGGGCTCAAACGTCTGTTCCTGCACGCCGAGCGCATCGAATTTCCGCACCCCGAGGATGACAGGAGGGTCGTCGTGGAGACCCCCATGCCAGCCGAATTGACGGACGTGCTGAAGCGGGCGGCGCTCCTCTAA
- a CDS encoding DUF3943 domain-containing protein: protein MLFACGLLLGGPAFAQEERCEDAPPLPADAPARAEPPSPPADAPLNEETVREDASRKKFHPWLAVGEITAINLFVWTWDRVLANKDWAKVSPSTWKENLTTGFVWDADGFLTNQFAHPYHGSLYYTAARDNGVPYLAALPFTLFGSAQWELFAENESPSANDLINTSVGGMAIGEGLYRLSSLVLDTESRGFERFVRELVAAGMSPVRGFNRVVRGDVTRQEPTPAEWRPRELSIWGALGYLKLGDGQPLIWGENQFFLQLDMRYGNMYRGDFHRPFDAFDARVQFTTAESSLISHSRLQGMIAKSSFWKTEKDELRLGFLQQISHVDTNAYELGGQSLQLGLLHERHFNERAKLRTALLVDGSLLTGISSEHSGKAHRNYDYGPGVGLNLQLAYMRGAWEVVTLEASTSHVFVLDGSDGSHQVFTGQLQADIPVFKHVGLGSELNWFHRHSRFDTYPDVLKDAYQLRVFVSVHY from the coding sequence GTGCTGTTCGCCTGCGGGCTGCTGCTGGGCGGGCCTGCCTTCGCCCAGGAGGAGCGGTGCGAGGACGCCCCTCCTCTTCCCGCTGACGCTCCCGCGCGGGCCGAGCCGCCCTCGCCGCCAGCGGATGCCCCGCTGAACGAGGAGACCGTCCGCGAGGACGCGTCCCGGAAGAAGTTCCACCCGTGGCTCGCGGTGGGGGAGATCACCGCCATCAACCTGTTTGTCTGGACGTGGGACCGGGTCCTCGCGAACAAGGACTGGGCGAAGGTGAGCCCGTCCACGTGGAAGGAGAACCTGACCACGGGCTTCGTCTGGGACGCGGACGGCTTCCTCACCAACCAGTTCGCGCACCCGTACCACGGCAGCCTCTACTACACGGCCGCGCGCGACAACGGCGTGCCCTACCTGGCCGCCCTGCCCTTCACGCTGTTTGGCAGCGCGCAGTGGGAGCTGTTCGCGGAGAACGAGTCGCCGTCCGCCAACGATCTCATCAACACGTCCGTGGGCGGCATGGCCATTGGCGAGGGGCTCTACCGGCTGTCCTCGCTGGTGCTCGACACGGAGTCCCGGGGCTTCGAGCGCTTCGTGCGCGAGCTCGTCGCCGCCGGCATGAGCCCCGTGCGCGGTTTCAACCGCGTGGTGCGCGGCGACGTGACGCGCCAGGAACCCACGCCCGCGGAGTGGCGGCCGCGCGAGCTGTCCATCTGGGGGGCCTTGGGCTACCTCAAGCTGGGCGACGGACAGCCGCTGATCTGGGGCGAGAACCAGTTCTTCCTCCAGCTCGACATGCGCTACGGCAACATGTACCGGGGCGACTTCCACCGCCCCTTCGACGCCTTCGACGCGCGGGTCCAGTTCACCACGGCGGAGAGCAGCCTCATCAGCCACTCGCGGCTCCAGGGGATGATCGCCAAATCGTCATTCTGGAAGACGGAGAAAGACGAGCTGCGCCTGGGCTTCCTCCAGCAGATCAGCCACGTGGACACGAACGCGTACGAACTGGGCGGACAGTCCCTGCAGCTGGGCCTGCTGCACGAGCGCCATTTCAACGAGCGCGCGAAGCTGAGGACCGCGCTGCTCGTGGACGGCAGCCTCCTCACCGGCATCTCCTCCGAGCACAGCGGCAAGGCGCACCGCAATTACGACTACGGCCCCGGCGTGGGCTTGAACCTCCAGCTCGCGTACATGCGCGGCGCCTGGGAGGTCGTCACGCTGGAGGCGAGCACCTCCCACGTCTTCGTGCTGGATGGCTCCGACGGTTCACACCAGGTGTTCACCGGCCAGCTCCAGGCGGACATCCCGGTGTTCAAGCACGTGGGGCTGGGCTCGGAGCTGAACTGGTTCCACCGACACAGCCGCTTCGACACCTACCCGGACGTGCTGAAGGACGCGTACCAGTTGCGCGTCTTCGTCTCCGTGCACTACTAG
- a CDS encoding DMT family transporter, with protein sequence MSEGREGAQWKADGALVLLTVFWGLTFVVVKDALAFADPFTFLTLRFVVGAAVMALIARGRMFAPGILSKGLLLGVVLFLCFVLQTVGLTDTTPSRAAFLTGLNVLFVPLMSMVLLKRLPRWGTAVGVVLAAVGLYWLTRPTEEALPGDLGGFRLGDWLSIGCAVAYAGHILLTERFATKDNAVGLVSVQLVGVAVMSALCLPFVERKLEWTPPLVGAVLACGVLASAVAILVQTWGQARTSAVRAALIFALEPVFASAYSVAVGREVLGPKEWLGGALIVVGVFASELGTAVWDGWRARGRTPAA encoded by the coding sequence GTGTCTGAAGGGCGTGAGGGTGCGCAGTGGAAGGCGGACGGAGCGCTGGTGCTCCTCACCGTCTTCTGGGGCCTGACGTTCGTGGTCGTGAAGGACGCGCTCGCGTTCGCGGACCCCTTCACCTTCCTCACCCTGCGCTTCGTGGTGGGCGCGGCCGTGATGGCGCTCATCGCGCGCGGGCGGATGTTCGCGCCCGGCATCCTCTCCAAGGGACTGCTCCTGGGCGTGGTGCTGTTCCTGTGCTTCGTGCTCCAGACGGTGGGGCTGACGGACACCACGCCGTCGCGCGCGGCGTTCCTCACCGGCCTCAACGTCCTCTTCGTTCCGCTGATGTCCATGGTGCTGCTCAAGCGGCTGCCCCGGTGGGGCACCGCCGTGGGCGTGGTGCTGGCGGCGGTGGGGCTGTACTGGCTGACGCGGCCCACCGAGGAGGCCCTGCCGGGGGACCTGGGGGGCTTCCGCCTGGGGGACTGGCTCTCCATCGGGTGCGCGGTAGCGTACGCGGGCCACATCCTGCTCACCGAGCGCTTCGCGACGAAGGACAACGCCGTGGGCCTGGTGTCCGTGCAGCTGGTCGGCGTGGCGGTGATGTCCGCGCTGTGCCTGCCCTTCGTGGAGCGCAAGCTGGAGTGGACCCCGCCGCTCGTGGGGGCGGTGCTCGCGTGTGGCGTGCTCGCGAGCGCGGTGGCCATCCTGGTGCAGACCTGGGGCCAGGCGCGCACCAGCGCGGTGCGCGCGGCGCTCATCTTCGCGCTGGAGCCGGTGTTCGCCTCGGCCTACTCCGTGGCGGTGGGCCGCGAGGTGCTGGGCCCGAAGGAGTGGCTGGGCGGTGCGCTCATCGTCGTGGGCGTCTTCGCGTCGGAGCTGGGCACGGCGGTGTGGGACGGATGGCGGGCACGGGGCCGCACGCCCGCCGCCTGA
- a CDS encoding DUF3943 domain-containing protein translates to MGPCAEVRADRMGYGGRGAWRGGLRGPWLPRGVALACALRACVAAADGSPQDMVRSVPSNVMALCAARLSPGQETRWEPCTPVAEEYAALPADAPVREDEIRDNPGPHPWLALGEVTAINLVVWTYDRYIAKKDWAYISAAVWKENFRTGFVWDQDGFSTNQFAHPYHGSLYYTAARDNGLPFAAAVPLTFLGSLQWEMFAENEPPSANDLINTTVGGVAMGEALYRLSSLVLDTEAQGRGRFVRELTAGAISPVRGINRVVRGDVSYHGPSPTEWWPDDIAGWASLGYLKLGDGKSLAWGEDQFFIQGALRYGDMYRGDFHRPFDAFDARVQFTTRETSLVTNARLQGLLVKSTLWSAERDELRLGLLQQLGYTDTLAYEVGGQSLDLGLLHEHRFLNRSRLRTALLVDGSLLTGVTSEHTDSEGNEGRDYDYGPGLGFQLQMAYLREDWELVTLEAGALHVLVVDGSGGAHRVHQAQLQVDLPVYKNLGMGSQLNFFRRHSRFDSFPTVTKDTWQLRIFLSLH, encoded by the coding sequence ATGGGGCCGTGCGCGGAGGTGCGGGCGGACCGGATGGGGTACGGCGGGCGGGGGGCATGGCGCGGCGGACTCCGGGGGCCGTGGCTGCCGCGAGGCGTGGCGCTGGCGTGCGCCCTGCGCGCCTGCGTCGCCGCCGCGGACGGTTCGCCACAGGACATGGTGCGCTCCGTCCCGTCCAACGTCATGGCACTCTGCGCGGCGCGGCTATCGCCCGGCCAGGAGACCCGGTGGGAGCCCTGCACTCCCGTGGCCGAGGAGTACGCCGCATTGCCGGCGGATGCGCCCGTGAGGGAGGACGAGATCCGGGACAACCCCGGGCCCCACCCGTGGCTCGCGCTGGGTGAAGTGACGGCCATCAACCTGGTCGTCTGGACGTATGACCGCTACATCGCGAAAAAGGACTGGGCGTACATCTCCGCGGCCGTGTGGAAGGAGAACTTCCGCACCGGCTTCGTCTGGGACCAGGACGGCTTCTCCACCAACCAGTTCGCCCACCCGTATCACGGCAGCCTCTATTACACGGCCGCGCGCGACAACGGCCTGCCGTTCGCGGCCGCGGTGCCGCTCACCTTCCTGGGCAGCCTGCAGTGGGAGATGTTCGCGGAGAACGAGCCCCCATCCGCCAATGATCTCATCAACACGACCGTGGGCGGCGTGGCCATGGGCGAGGCCCTCTACCGGCTGTCCTCGCTGGTGCTGGACACGGAGGCCCAGGGCCGCGGGCGCTTCGTCCGCGAGCTGACCGCCGGCGCCATCAGCCCTGTGCGCGGCATCAACCGCGTGGTGCGCGGCGACGTTTCGTACCATGGCCCCTCACCGACGGAGTGGTGGCCGGACGACATCGCGGGCTGGGCCTCGCTGGGCTACCTCAAGCTGGGTGACGGCAAGTCCCTGGCCTGGGGCGAGGATCAGTTCTTCATCCAGGGCGCCCTGCGCTACGGCGACATGTACCGGGGCGACTTCCACCGCCCCTTCGACGCCTTCGACGCGCGCGTCCAGTTCACCACCCGGGAGACCAGCCTCGTCACCAACGCGCGGCTGCAGGGCCTGCTCGTGAAGTCCACGCTCTGGAGCGCCGAGCGCGACGAGCTGCGCCTGGGCCTGCTCCAGCAGCTCGGCTACACGGACACGCTCGCATATGAAGTGGGCGGCCAGTCCCTGGACCTGGGCCTGCTGCACGAGCACCGGTTCCTCAACCGCTCCCGGCTGAGGACCGCGCTGCTCGTGGACGGCAGCCTCCTCACCGGCGTCACCTCCGAGCACACCGACAGCGAGGGCAACGAGGGCCGCGACTACGACTACGGCCCCGGCCTGGGCTTCCAGCTCCAGATGGCGTACCTGCGCGAGGACTGGGAGCTCGTCACGCTGGAGGCGGGCGCCTTGCACGTGCTGGTAGTGGACGGCTCGGGCGGCGCGCACCGGGTGCACCAGGCCCAGCTGCAGGTGGACCTCCCCGTGTACAAGAACCTGGGGATGGGCTCGCAGCTGAACTTCTTCCGGCGCCACAGCCGCTTCGACTCCTTCCCGACCGTGACGAAGGACACCTGGCAGCTGCGCATCTTCCTGTCCCTGCACTGA
- a CDS encoding pentapeptide repeat-containing protein — protein sequence MPKAPTIEKLLQNGSAEWNKLRKSGQAPTGQTGATFTQLFSANADLSGLELVGSEWERCDLSKMNFRDTDLTNAYFHGGRLQDCDFRGANLEGCVFEKLKLLRCDFTGAKGLEDLEMDDVDMDRVTGLDGEEAPPPPPPPVQGITAFTREQREKMLGQSHLGGAMDGAASPHPDELPPFRPQDPPGSLFFRALKRVGAPPLWVLDVPGLRPLLPQRLPPGSSLETLYREAVKTRLENKKPAADPGAVERAQKALRMGGKEANVAAVYLREVGVLPLFRFAAAKQLKAELRTEVEVDDLTGSVDPRTTGALLELRLTHEVVEHLHEVRRRLAAAQLYSSLLEAGFNPENNWDEALESADASLELANAATGEDRQTLLEGFQVFAALPEEARLRRLAYLAESVTNLELLSRLPEGMEPQWLSGPEVRECHEREMTYVQSLKAQDIPAKVPALGKAELGVPEGEVPEESDDDLFVHVRCDVCGKEKLIVQSPEA from the coding sequence ATGCCGAAAGCCCCAACTATCGAGAAGCTGCTGCAGAACGGTTCCGCCGAATGGAACAAGCTGCGCAAATCCGGCCAGGCGCCCACCGGCCAGACGGGCGCCACGTTCACGCAGCTGTTCTCCGCCAACGCCGACCTCTCCGGACTGGAGCTGGTGGGCTCCGAGTGGGAGCGCTGTGACCTGTCGAAGATGAACTTCCGGGACACGGACCTCACCAACGCCTACTTCCACGGGGGCCGCCTCCAGGACTGCGACTTCCGGGGCGCCAACCTGGAAGGCTGTGTCTTCGAGAAGCTCAAGCTCCTGCGCTGTGACTTCACGGGCGCCAAGGGTCTGGAAGACCTGGAGATGGACGACGTGGACATGGACCGCGTGACGGGCCTGGACGGCGAGGAAGCCCCGCCGCCGCCGCCCCCGCCGGTCCAGGGCATCACGGCGTTCACCCGTGAGCAGCGCGAGAAGATGCTCGGCCAGTCGCACCTGGGCGGCGCGATGGACGGCGCGGCTTCCCCGCACCCGGACGAGCTGCCCCCGTTCCGGCCGCAGGATCCGCCGGGCTCGCTCTTCTTCCGCGCCCTCAAGCGCGTGGGCGCGCCCCCGCTCTGGGTGCTGGACGTGCCGGGCCTGCGTCCGCTGCTGCCGCAGCGGCTGCCGCCGGGCAGCTCCCTGGAGACCTTGTACCGCGAGGCGGTGAAGACGCGGCTGGAGAACAAGAAGCCCGCGGCGGACCCCGGCGCGGTGGAGCGCGCGCAGAAGGCGCTGCGCATGGGCGGCAAGGAGGCCAACGTCGCGGCGGTGTACCTGCGCGAGGTGGGCGTGCTGCCCCTGTTCCGCTTCGCCGCGGCGAAGCAGCTCAAGGCGGAGCTGCGCACCGAGGTGGAGGTGGACGACCTCACGGGCTCCGTGGATCCCCGCACCACGGGGGCGCTGCTGGAGCTGCGCCTGACGCACGAGGTGGTGGAGCACCTGCACGAGGTGCGTCGCCGGCTGGCGGCCGCGCAGCTGTACTCGTCGCTGCTGGAGGCGGGCTTCAACCCGGAGAACAACTGGGACGAGGCGCTGGAGTCGGCGGACGCGTCGCTGGAGCTGGCGAACGCGGCCACGGGCGAGGACCGGCAGACGCTGCTGGAGGGCTTCCAGGTGTTCGCGGCCCTGCCGGAAGAGGCGCGGCTGCGCCGCCTGGCGTACCTGGCGGAGTCCGTGACCAACCTGGAGCTGCTCAGCCGGCTGCCGGAGGGCATGGAGCCGCAGTGGCTGTCCGGCCCGGAAGTGCGCGAGTGCCACGAGCGCGAGATGACCTACGTGCAGTCGCTCAAGGCGCAGGACATCCCGGCCAAGGTGCCGGCGCTGGGCAAGGCGGAGCTGGGCGTGCCCGAGGGCGAGGTGCCCGAGGAGAGCGACGACGACCTGTTCGTGCACGTGCGGTGCGACGTGTGCGGCAAGGAGAAGCTCATCGTCCAGTCGCCGGAGGCGTAG
- a CDS encoding MBL fold metallo-hydrolase, whose protein sequence is MSVELRRNGLHLTGTPLSLDAKRKSPLSFVSHGHSDHIARHESTIATAATLRFMAHRLGPVAAPLSVPFRRPFELGPLLLELLPAGHILGSAQLRVTRADGKRIVYTGDINTAPSLTAEATEVATCDTLVIESTFGHPRYRFPPRPEVLGQVETWLRAQLNRGVTPVLLGYPLGKSQEAMKQLALRGFHLVAHPSIFEVAELYAELGVPIESLRRYDGRVEPGEVLFFPPHLARGGALAPHWPRATAVLTGWAMDPGGARRYGADVAFPLSDHADFPSLMRYVKDTGARDVITCHGFAEELAQALRDAGTDARPLGKPQQMTLF, encoded by the coding sequence ATGAGCGTGGAGCTGAGACGCAACGGCCTGCACCTGACGGGCACGCCCCTGTCGCTGGACGCGAAGCGCAAGTCGCCGCTGTCCTTCGTCAGCCACGGGCACTCGGACCACATCGCCCGTCACGAGAGCACCATCGCCACCGCGGCCACGCTGCGCTTCATGGCCCACCGGCTGGGGCCAGTGGCGGCCCCGCTGTCCGTGCCGTTCCGCCGTCCGTTCGAACTGGGGCCGCTGCTGTTGGAGCTGCTTCCCGCGGGCCACATCCTGGGCAGCGCGCAGCTGCGCGTCACCCGCGCGGATGGCAAGCGCATCGTCTACACGGGGGACATCAACACCGCGCCGTCGCTCACCGCGGAGGCCACGGAGGTCGCGACCTGCGACACACTGGTCATCGAGTCCACCTTCGGTCATCCGCGCTACCGCTTCCCGCCGCGCCCGGAGGTGCTGGGGCAGGTGGAGACGTGGCTGCGCGCGCAGCTGAACCGGGGCGTGACGCCGGTGCTGCTGGGCTATCCGCTGGGCAAGAGCCAGGAGGCGATGAAGCAGCTGGCCCTGCGCGGCTTCCACCTGGTGGCGCATCCGTCCATCTTTGAAGTCGCGGAGCTGTACGCGGAGCTGGGCGTCCCCATCGAGAGCCTGCGCCGCTACGACGGCCGCGTGGAGCCGGGCGAGGTGCTCTTCTTCCCGCCGCACCTGGCGCGGGGCGGGGCCCTGGCGCCGCACTGGCCCCGGGCGACGGCGGTGCTCACCGGCTGGGCCATGGACCCCGGCGGCGCGCGGCGCTATGGCGCGGACGTGGCCTTTCCGCTGTCGGACCACGCGGACTTCCCGTCCCTCATGCGCTACGTGAAGGACACCGGCGCGCGGGACGTCATCACCTGCCACGGCTTCGCGGAGGAGCTGGCGCAGGCGCTGCGCGACGCGGGCACGGACGCCCGCCCGCTGGGCAAGCCGCAGCAGATGACCCTGTTTTGA